In Arachis hypogaea cultivar Tifrunner chromosome 2, arahy.Tifrunner.gnm2.J5K5, whole genome shotgun sequence, a genomic segment contains:
- the LOC112758017 gene encoding uncharacterized protein, producing MSAAVCRIKRSFFEKLAPSPPLSKKLRYSSSPIRFAPPSLIDHLRTFFPHMDELVLERALQECGNGNDLDAAIKRLNELCLGTNDGNSGTAEEPQVEVNADTDKLEAASDLPKDGAEWVDFFVRGMMVATSVDDARFRAARMLEALEKSVSSRVSAEATNVHKENLLLKEQIQVLTNERNSFKSAFRIQHE from the coding sequence ATGTCTGCTGCCGTGTGCAGAATCAAGAGATCTTTCTTCGAAAAACTTGCCCCTTCGCCGCCACTCTCCAAGAAGCTACGTTACTCATCATCACCGATTCGATTCGCTCCTCCTTCTCTCATTGATCACCTTCGAACTTTTTTCCCTCACATGGATGAGCTGGTTCTAGAGAGAGCACTTCAGGAATGTGGCAATGGCAATGATctagatgctgccatcaagaggCTGAACGAGCTTTGCTTGGGGACTAATGATGGAAATTCTGGAACTGCTGAAGAACCACAAGTTGAAGTTAATGCGGACACAGATAAATTAGAAGCTGCTTCTGACCTTCCTAAAGATGGTGCAGAATGGGTTGACTTTTTCGTAAGAGGAATGATGGTTGCTACTAGTGTTGATGATGCTAGATTTCGAGCTGCTAGAATGTTGGAAGCGCTGGAGAAATCAGTAAGTTCCCGTGTAAGTGCTGAAGCAACAAATGTTCACAAGGAGAATTTGTTGCTAAAGGAGCAAATTCAGGTGCTTACTAATGAAAGGAATTCTTTCAAAAGTGCATTTAGAATCCAACATGAGTGA